The following coding sequences are from one Rathayibacter sp. SW19 window:
- a CDS encoding YciI family protein, whose protein sequence is MAQYAILIYAKNLADTEKPTTDASQAHGRYADEVVAAGAMVAAFALRPADTTATSIRGDVVTDGPFIDAKEVVAGFYVIEAHDLDAALEIARRNPITQQGGGVEVRPVDSGFIVDRSA, encoded by the coding sequence GTGGCTCAGTACGCAATCTTGATCTACGCGAAGAATCTCGCTGACACCGAAAAACCGACAACGGACGCAAGCCAGGCCCACGGTCGCTATGCAGACGAAGTCGTGGCGGCCGGTGCCATGGTCGCGGCGTTCGCACTGCGACCCGCCGACACGACAGCGACGTCGATTCGGGGCGACGTCGTGACGGATGGGCCGTTCATCGATGCAAAGGAGGTGGTGGCCGGATTCTACGTGATCGAGGCTCACGACCTGGACGCGGCCCTAGAAATCGCGCGGCGGAATCCGATCACTCAGCAGGGCGGCGGCGTCGAGGTGCGACCGGTCGACAGCGGCTTTATCGTGGATCGATCCGCCTAA
- a CDS encoding RNA polymerase sigma factor produces MTDAAAVQSAIRDAHRRGWALVLAATARVARDLDLTEECVQEAYASALVAWLRDGIPDNPLAWLTTTAKRRAVDAIRREMVLRSKLPLLVEPEKLVDDVTSKEPVEPAAGVQDERLRLIFMCCHPALAQDGQLALTLRLVCGVSTADIARAFLVSEPTMAARMTRAKKKIVSARIPYRVPGSAELPEGLRGVLGVVYLLFTAGYTAPTGSSLMRADLVDQALHLARMLRELMPDEREVWGLLGLLLATDARRATRVDGDGRLLRLKDQDRSLWNHSAIAEARGLIMDGLHGGQPGRYVLQAAIACLYAEAPTYGQTDWPQIVNLYDALIGVWPSPVVALNRTVAVAMAFGPANALAELEELERDSRLAGYQYLPAIKADLLHRLGRDDDALIAYRRALELTENEVEREFLTDRITRGGYSHSHTG; encoded by the coding sequence ATGACGGACGCAGCAGCCGTCCAGTCGGCAATTCGAGACGCGCATCGGCGCGGCTGGGCTCTGGTACTGGCCGCGACAGCCCGCGTCGCTCGGGACTTGGACCTAACCGAAGAATGCGTCCAAGAGGCCTATGCCTCGGCACTGGTTGCCTGGCTTCGGGATGGGATCCCGGACAACCCGTTAGCGTGGCTCACGACAACGGCCAAGCGGCGCGCCGTGGATGCTATCCGGCGCGAGATGGTGCTGCGGTCGAAGCTGCCACTGCTGGTCGAACCCGAGAAATTGGTCGATGATGTTACGTCAAAAGAACCTGTCGAACCGGCCGCTGGCGTTCAAGATGAACGACTGCGGTTGATCTTCATGTGCTGCCACCCGGCGCTGGCGCAGGATGGCCAGCTGGCGCTGACGTTGAGGCTGGTGTGTGGGGTGTCTACCGCAGACATCGCGCGAGCGTTCCTGGTGTCTGAGCCGACGATGGCGGCGCGGATGACCCGGGCAAAGAAGAAGATCGTGTCGGCCCGCATCCCCTACCGCGTGCCGGGCTCCGCCGAACTGCCGGAAGGGTTGCGCGGAGTTCTCGGCGTCGTCTACCTGCTCTTCACCGCTGGATACACAGCGCCCACTGGTTCGTCGTTGATGCGCGCTGATCTTGTCGACCAAGCGCTTCACCTGGCCAGAATGCTGCGCGAGCTCATGCCCGACGAGCGGGAAGTCTGGGGGCTGCTCGGGTTGCTTCTCGCCACCGATGCACGACGTGCTACTCGAGTTGATGGTGACGGTCGGCTGCTACGGCTAAAGGATCAAGACCGATCGCTCTGGAATCACAGTGCGATCGCCGAGGCGCGTGGCTTGATCATGGACGGGCTCCACGGAGGTCAACCGGGGCGTTACGTCTTACAAGCGGCGATCGCCTGCTTGTACGCCGAGGCCCCGACATACGGCCAGACCGACTGGCCGCAGATCGTGAACTTGTATGACGCCCTGATAGGTGTGTGGCCATCACCGGTCGTGGCATTGAACCGCACGGTGGCGGTGGCGATGGCGTTTGGACCGGCGAATGCACTGGCTGAGCTCGAGGAGCTGGAGCGGGATTCGCGGCTTGCCGGATATCAATACTTACCGGCGATCAAAGCCGACCTGCTGCACCGGCTTGGCCGCGACGACGACGCCCTGATCGCCTACCGACGGGCACTTGAACTAACCGAGAATGAAGTCGAGCGCGAGTTCCTGACCGATCGCATCACACGTGGAGGATACAGCCATTCGCACACTGGTTGA
- a CDS encoding maleylpyruvate isomerase N-terminal domain-containing protein translates to MSTIELYGGTAKAFVDVVARIADDQWELPGLGVWSVRSLVGHTSRAVQTVIDYLALDEPDSISIATAEQYYAHVTPDAAASAAVARRGIESGLALGSDPVRTIAAANKRVLVRLGDQRLDRRIAVRGGNMPLQEYLRTRLFELVVHTMDIERATGIRPAFPDDAVRECARLAAGIAADAGRGEDLLLAMTGRAGLPEHFSIV, encoded by the coding sequence GTGAGCACGATCGAACTGTACGGCGGCACGGCTAAGGCTTTCGTGGATGTCGTCGCACGCATCGCGGACGATCAATGGGAGCTGCCCGGGCTCGGCGTCTGGAGCGTGCGCTCACTCGTCGGGCACACCTCACGTGCGGTGCAGACCGTGATCGACTACCTGGCGCTCGATGAGCCAGACAGCATCAGCATCGCGACCGCAGAGCAGTATTACGCGCACGTGACTCCGGATGCCGCGGCCTCCGCCGCCGTCGCCCGTCGCGGTATCGAGAGCGGGCTTGCGCTCGGCTCCGATCCGGTTCGGACGATCGCGGCAGCCAACAAGCGCGTGCTCGTACGCCTGGGCGACCAGCGACTCGACCGCCGGATCGCGGTGCGCGGCGGCAACATGCCGCTTCAGGAATACTTGCGGACGCGACTGTTCGAGCTGGTGGTACACACGATGGATATCGAGCGTGCAACGGGCATCCGTCCGGCGTTTCCCGATGACGCCGTGCGTGAATGTGCGCGGTTGGCTGCGGGCATCGCCGCGGATGCCGGGCGTGGTGAGGACCTTCTGCTCGCCATGACGGGCCGCGCCGGCTTGCCGGAGCACTTCAGCATCGTCTGA
- a CDS encoding adenylosuccinate synthase produces the protein MPAIVIIGAQWGDEGKGKATDLLGSRIDYVVKFNGGNNAGHTVVIGTEKYALNLLPSGILTPGVTPVIANGVVVDIEILFKELDALIARGVDVSRLKVSSNAHVITQYHRTMDKVTERFLGKRQIGTTGRGIGPAYADKINRVGIRIQDLFDENILRQKVEGALDQKNHLLVKVYNRRAFTVDEIVDDLLSYAERLRPMVADTSLLINQALDADKNVLFEAGQATMLDVDHGTYPFVTSSSSTAGGAAIGAGIGPARISRVIGIVKAYTTRVGSGPFPTELFDEQGEWLRQVGAEFGTVTGRPRRTGWYDALIARYATRINGVTDFVLTKLDTLTGLEKIPVCVAYDVEGVRHDEMPASQSDFHHALPIYQEFPGWKEDITGVRRFEDLPKNAQDYVVALEELSGSRISAIGVGPARDAIVVRHDLVG, from the coding sequence ATGCCGGCAATCGTCATCATCGGCGCCCAGTGGGGCGACGAGGGCAAAGGCAAAGCGACAGACCTTCTGGGCAGCCGCATCGACTACGTCGTCAAGTTCAACGGCGGCAACAACGCCGGCCACACGGTCGTGATCGGCACCGAAAAGTATGCGCTCAACCTGCTGCCGTCCGGCATCCTGACACCGGGCGTCACCCCGGTCATCGCGAACGGCGTCGTCGTCGACATCGAAATCCTCTTCAAAGAACTGGATGCCCTGATCGCGCGCGGCGTGGACGTCTCCCGTCTCAAGGTCTCTTCTAACGCACACGTCATCACTCAGTATCACCGCACGATGGACAAGGTCACAGAACGTTTTCTCGGCAAACGCCAAATCGGCACGACCGGCCGTGGCATCGGGCCGGCGTATGCCGACAAGATCAATCGGGTGGGCATCCGCATCCAGGACCTGTTCGACGAGAACATCCTGCGCCAGAAGGTCGAGGGCGCACTCGACCAGAAGAACCACTTGCTCGTCAAGGTCTATAACCGTCGTGCCTTCACGGTCGACGAGATCGTCGACGACCTGCTCAGCTACGCAGAGCGGCTGCGCCCGATGGTCGCAGACACCAGCCTGCTGATCAACCAGGCGCTCGATGCGGACAAGAACGTGCTGTTCGAGGCGGGTCAAGCGACGATGCTGGATGTCGACCACGGCACCTACCCTTTCGTCACCTCGTCATCGTCAACGGCAGGCGGCGCCGCGATCGGTGCGGGCATCGGCCCGGCACGCATCAGCAGGGTGATCGGCATCGTCAAGGCGTATACGACTCGCGTGGGCTCAGGACCGTTTCCCACCGAGCTGTTCGACGAGCAAGGGGAGTGGCTGCGTCAGGTCGGCGCCGAATTCGGCACCGTCACGGGTCGCCCCCGCCGCACCGGCTGGTATGACGCGTTGATCGCTCGCTACGCGACGCGCATCAACGGCGTCACCGACTTCGTGCTCACCAAACTCGATACTCTCACCGGGCTGGAGAAGATCCCGGTCTGCGTCGCGTACGACGTCGAAGGTGTTCGGCACGATGAGATGCCGGCTTCGCAGAGCGACTTTCACCACGCGCTGCCGATTTACCAGGAATTCCCGGGCTGGAAGGAAGACATCACCGGGGTGCGTCGGTTCGAGGATCTGCCGAAGAACGCCCAGGATTATGTCGTCGCGCTCGAAGAACTCAGCGGATCACGCATCTCGGCAATCGGCGTGGGCCCCGCCCGTGACGCGATCGTGGTGCGGCACGACCTCGTCGGCTAG
- a CDS encoding lactonase family protein, whose translation MTRVADAELSDLWSGSYTADSNGHGTGIGLLRTTGDGTLRAVRTAAPAESPSFLVQHPFLPVVYAAQEAAQTVQTFTIVDAADVDATGVDATGVDAAGVNPAGYLEPLGAAWPAGAAVCHVTVDPDGRYAIATCWGDGTVHFYELDPAGAIVADHVAAPAIDPYADLPGGVITVPEAAPRISRAHASLVLPDGRVLTTDLGFDLARVWRVEPGVGLVADHEVTLPAGSGPRHPVLHPGGAVSIVTEYSIDVVTVALGPDGRYAITDVAPVFAGGPHPGDAAAHISLDARGQHVLVTVRGSNRVAMLAVRDDGARLEAVADVDCGGNWPRHHLQRGSFLYVANQLSDTIATFRLDASGLPSELLQTLQTGSPTCLIERR comes from the coding sequence ATGACTCGTGTCGCCGATGCTGAACTATCCGATCTGTGGAGCGGTTCGTACACCGCGGACTCGAATGGGCATGGCACCGGCATTGGCCTGCTTCGCACGACCGGCGACGGCACGCTCCGCGCAGTGCGAACGGCAGCACCGGCCGAATCGCCGTCGTTTCTGGTGCAGCACCCGTTTCTGCCTGTCGTTTATGCCGCCCAGGAGGCGGCGCAGACCGTCCAGACCTTCACGATCGTGGATGCGGCGGACGTGGATGCGACGGGCGTGGATGCGACGGGCGTGGATGCGGCGGGCGTGAATCCAGCCGGCTACCTCGAGCCGCTCGGCGCAGCGTGGCCTGCCGGAGCGGCCGTCTGCCACGTGACAGTCGATCCGGACGGCCGCTATGCGATCGCCACGTGCTGGGGCGACGGCACGGTGCACTTCTACGAGTTGGATCCCGCCGGCGCGATCGTGGCCGACCACGTAGCGGCGCCGGCGATCGACCCCTATGCCGATCTCCCCGGCGGCGTTATCACCGTGCCAGAGGCCGCGCCGCGCATCTCACGCGCACACGCCTCTCTCGTGCTGCCAGACGGCCGCGTTCTGACGACTGATCTCGGCTTCGACCTAGCGCGCGTCTGGCGTGTCGAGCCCGGCGTGGGGCTGGTGGCCGACCACGAGGTGACGCTGCCTGCGGGCAGCGGGCCGCGGCATCCGGTGCTGCATCCCGGCGGTGCCGTCTCAATCGTGACCGAGTATTCGATCGACGTTGTTACCGTGGCGCTCGGCCCGGACGGTCGATACGCAATCACGGATGTCGCGCCCGTGTTCGCCGGCGGACCGCACCCGGGCGACGCGGCGGCGCACATCAGCCTCGACGCGCGCGGCCAACATGTGCTTGTCACGGTGCGCGGGTCAAATCGCGTCGCCATGCTCGCGGTGCGCGACGATGGAGCGCGTCTTGAAGCCGTCGCCGACGTCGACTGTGGCGGCAATTGGCCCCGCCACCACCTGCAGCGGGGGTCATTTCTCTATGTCGCGAATCAGCTTTCCGACACGATCGCAACCTTCCGCCTGGATGCCTCCGGCCTGCCCTCGGAGCTGCTTCAGACCCTGCAGACCGGCTCCCCCACCTGCCTGATCGAGCGACGTTGA
- a CDS encoding class I SAM-dependent methyltransferase codes for MTASASYNTRQAAVTSTQDNAPRLGEGVPLARMPAHWMLGRLGKKVMRPGGLTPSLHMLDALQIGPDDDVVDMWPGLGVTTERTLAAHPRSYTAIERGAAEAARVQRMLTHANETGAARRCLVEPAHKTSLADGAASVVYGEALLTLEPAKRKVATVAEAARLLRSGGRYGIHELLLTPKSLPESAKDDIETTLTRVLHVLARPLTTDEWRRQLEDSGFEVDFEETGKMLLLDIPTFLSDEGLWGSTMFTARCLAHPSVLPRITEIWNVFRRYRDNLGAIVMTARRA; via the coding sequence ATGACCGCATCCGCTTCGTACAACACTCGGCAGGCCGCTGTCACGTCGACGCAGGACAACGCACCGCGGCTCGGCGAGGGAGTTCCGCTCGCACGGATGCCCGCGCACTGGATGCTCGGCCGGCTCGGTAAGAAAGTCATGCGACCCGGTGGGCTGACGCCCTCGCTGCACATGCTTGACGCCCTGCAGATCGGCCCCGACGATGATGTCGTCGACATGTGGCCGGGCCTCGGGGTGACCACGGAGCGCACGCTCGCGGCGCATCCACGCAGCTACACGGCGATCGAACGTGGCGCGGCCGAGGCGGCACGCGTGCAACGGATGCTCACCCACGCCAACGAGACCGGTGCGGCCCGGCGATGCTTGGTGGAGCCCGCACACAAGACGAGTCTCGCCGACGGCGCCGCGAGCGTCGTCTACGGCGAGGCGTTGCTGACCCTCGAGCCCGCCAAACGCAAGGTCGCAACCGTGGCGGAGGCAGCCCGCCTGTTGCGCTCTGGCGGACGGTACGGCATCCACGAGCTACTGCTGACTCCGAAATCGCTGCCCGAGTCGGCGAAGGACGACATCGAGACGACCTTGACCCGCGTGTTGCACGTGCTGGCACGCCCGCTGACGACGGATGAGTGGCGCCGGCAGTTGGAGGACAGCGGGTTCGAGGTCGACTTCGAAGAGACCGGCAAGATGCTGCTGCTCGACATTCCGACCTTCCTCTCTGACGAGGGCTTGTGGGGCTCGACGATGTTCACGGCGCGGTGTCTCGCGCATCCGTCCGTGCTTCCGCGAATCACCGAGATCTGGAACGTGTTCCGCCGGTACCGCGACAACCTCGGCGCGATCGTCATGACGGCGCGTCGCGCCTGA
- a CDS encoding TetR family transcriptional regulator, with protein sequence MAWDTEGTRRRLREAAMAEFAARGFDGTTVSSISARAGVNKERLYSYFGDKKALWELVLATELERLASAVALTGVGLDDIGEFAGATYDYHSAHPELGRLLQWEGLQDGPPADAVGRTTHYREKVERFAAAQRAGLLDPALDPAHLVFALIALAAWWQTVPQLAEMITGAAPSDQHERARRRQFVVEAARRLASPAHRQGDEDAP encoded by the coding sequence ATGGCATGGGACACTGAGGGCACGCGTCGGCGCCTCCGCGAAGCGGCCATGGCGGAGTTCGCCGCTCGAGGATTCGACGGCACCACGGTCAGTTCCATTTCAGCTCGCGCCGGCGTGAACAAGGAACGGCTGTACAGCTATTTCGGCGACAAGAAGGCGCTCTGGGAGCTCGTGCTAGCGACCGAACTGGAACGTCTCGCCTCCGCAGTCGCCCTCACCGGGGTCGGATTGGATGACATCGGAGAATTCGCTGGGGCAACCTATGACTACCACTCTGCCCATCCCGAGCTAGGCCGCCTCCTGCAGTGGGAAGGGCTCCAGGACGGCCCGCCCGCTGATGCCGTCGGACGCACGACGCATTACCGCGAAAAGGTCGAACGCTTCGCCGCCGCCCAACGCGCCGGCCTGCTCGACCCCGCGCTTGACCCCGCTCACCTCGTGTTCGCCCTGATCGCCCTCGCCGCCTGGTGGCAAACCGTCCCGCAGCTAGCCGAGATGATCACCGGAGCCGCGCCAAGCGACCAGCACGAGCGCGCACGGCGCCGCCAGTTCGTCGTCGAAGCAGCACGGCGACTCGCGTCGCCCGCACACCGACAAGGCGACGAAGACGCCCCTTGA
- a CDS encoding Rossmann-fold NAD(P)-binding domain-containing protein, with protein MRRATGRHRSVADCRGLAYRSSKTAVNAVTLLTAQALGKDFKVNALAPGLRRTNLIAGMSVGGDPAEAATGAVRLALLPDDAPTGALWSWDGTRTPW; from the coding sequence TTGCGTCGTGCGACTGGACGTCACCGATCCGTCGCTGATTGCCGCGGCCTGGCCTACCGAAGCTCTAAGACCGCGGTCAACGCCGTCACCCTCCTCACGGCACAGGCACTCGGCAAGGACTTCAAGGTCAACGCGCTAGCGCCAGGCCTGCGCCGAACGAACCTCATCGCAGGCATGTCCGTTGGTGGCGACCCGGCCGAGGCCGCCACAGGAGCCGTTCGTCTCGCGCTGTTGCCCGACGACGCACCCACTGGGGCCCTCTGGTCCTGGGACGGCACCCGCACCCCCTGGTAG